Genomic segment of Leptidea sinapis chromosome 30, ilLepSina1.1, whole genome shotgun sequence:
aaagttagcggaccattatgaataagggggttagagtTTAGCTAGGCTATGTTCAACCATAAGCAGGCCGTCGTGCACGACCGCGCTGTTAAAATAAAGAGGCTCTAATAATTTTATCCAATATACAACCTCAAGATATAGTGAGAAAAACATACGAAAGACAACATTCGAAATTAGAAACAATAATGACATAGACGTTTTTGTTGTTATTTCGAGACACATCCATTTTTTGTCATCAAAATTAGTCACGTTTTTTTTCAGATGTACtgatatatatttaatgcattATAATGTCAAACTCTCTTAAAACACAAAAGGAGAAATCCCGTAAGTTGGAATATTcgttaattttttcttatttatattatatgtttatagTTATTAAGTTAGTGGTATCTAGTTAGTTAGTTAATCTATACAATGAGTTCTTTATTATAAAGTGAAATGACAGTTACTTATAAAATATGcttagataattattttatacgtctagatagtctctcgCTGTTAgtcaaccgataaaaacagaccaggaataATGTTCactgtgacaagctacgtcttacactcgcgatttgtatggcactttgtgttagtgtgcgtgaattgttcaaaatagaggctagttCTAAGGtctatatttttttcgacgtttgcAAAGCtgtcagtctatctagatgtataaatgatctcagAAAATATGTCGAACAAGATTAGCCtctaaatgtaataatttaactaGTAAGTGGTACTAGAATACTTGGATAACTTATCATTGCCTAGAGGTGAGTAAGCGATTAAAATCCTATTGGCCACTATACGTGAAAGTGCAAACGCTACCTGCTTTAAGCTTGCTTAGAAACTTGTTTGCCACTTCCAACCGAGAACATAGGACGCAAATACaggaaaatagtttttttttttcgatagaCTACTATTCAATCTATTATACTTTTAATGCTCAAAAATTACAGCAAATTTAACTGTATGGAATAGTCAtcacgccgcccacattctcttgtaacagtggagtaacaggagcgttgctggcgttttagaaaggtgtacgcgctttttttgaagggtgACGTATCAACTAGAAAACACATACGAAGCTCATTCAACAATCAACAGCTTGGTTGTGTACGTGGAAGAAGATTCCTTTGAAACCGGACTGGAAGGAGCGCCAAACATCCAGGTGGTGGTGGAAGGTGATATACGGtggcagaaatcaggtcaaacagcacttcggaacactccccatgataaatactgtagaagacacacaatgaagcgacttctcatCTATAATAACAAATTTCAGATGCAGTTCCGAAACTTACACCTCGCCCGACCGCAGCCTCGGCCGCTCGTGCCGCTAAGAACGCCATCAACAGAAGCAATGCCGCACCCATTGGTGTTCCGCCATCGTCGCAGCGGTCACCAGTGCGATCCACAACTGCCCAAGCTGTGTCTAAGgtataaaatatctttatatattacttatatacttcCTGTCTGCtcacgttgccatatggcaacggcatgAGACCACCGTCTAGTACACTGTTATAAAgttagcacacaagacatttatccaattattatagttattttttgaGTCAGTGTGAGCCAAGAGAACGTTTATAACTACTATATGTAGTGtaattataggtgagatgtgcttgtgtcgtaAGCACGATGTGACGAGGCGAGAGGGGCCGCGGTGGGAGGACAcggattccaaaaataacaataattgtaactacatggtctaatatttttcatttcattttacttaggAGAACTCTAAAGATATGATGATTCTACAGCTTGTAGAAGAATTcgcaaatattttgtttttgaagtaggttgcttttttgttatttttttttgcaccgTTTTATTTCAGGTTAAATCTGCGATCCTGCGCTATGGAAGGTCAGACTCAAAAACGGACGTGAAATTAAAGGACTCTCGTGTAAGTGATGACATCAATtggacaaaaaatatatttaagaagttattttactaaaagtgatgtatattatttatttcagataaACAGAAATTTGGATATTGAAGGGTCACAAATACAGACAGCGGTAAGGAACATACCATAGCATCTACACTCTTGTTTTACACAAAAGCAACTATATCAAATCCGTAACCCAGTGATTAGAAAAACACACTTTCTGCTAGACTAACGGTCTCGCCACATCTAATTTGTGATTCTTAATCTAAATCCTTTCAGTGAcactccttattttttttaggatAGTGACAAAGAcgatattaattttgaaattactgAAGACACGAAAATGGTCGAAGTTGATACGAATGAATCTTTAGCTGATGAATGTCAAAAGGAAGTAATCACATATGATTATGGTATAaactttatattgttttttattatcttattgtaataataaatacactACATTGCTGTTTATAATGACAGAAAATCGGAACGACGAAGAAGAGTCATCGCTAGGCGAGACAGAAGCCGCAGCGGTTGTAGGTTAGAATATACATAATACGTATAGACAGCCTTATTGTAATCTTTATTTGTTAGTTAGCaatggaaattaaaatattccGTCATCTTTTCACAGTAGTCTCAGAGGGTGATGAACTACCATCAAAGGCACCAACACGACCTCAAACACCACGGACAGCTACTACCAGACCTCAAACTCCAAAGCTAACATCCAGCCGACCCGAAACTCCAAAAGTTGCTACTAGTAGACCTGAAACTCCAGTAAAATCAAGTAGACCCACCACCCCCGCTCATATTCTGCGCACTAATACACCATGCAGTCGTCCAAGTACGCCAATAACAAAACCCAGAACTCCCACCAAATTGGTTAGACCTACTACTCCAATTTCGTCAAGTTTAGATAAATCTGGTTTTAAAAGTACGAAAGATGAGTATGTAGCGAGAGAAAAAGAATTCTGCAGTTTGAAAAAGGAGTTGGACTTAAAACAAGTAAGTATTAATTCTATAAcagttcaaaaaaaattataataaaccttAATACACGAGTtgagtaaatattatgtaatttttccAGCAAGCTGTTATTAAACTTTTTGAGAATTTGCAAAGAATAAGAGAACGCTTAATAAATGAAGGAGGTTCTCCAGGTGACAAAGTTACCAATGAACTAGTTATGTTTAATGTTGCTGATTGGACATCAGATGAAATCACGCAGCTATGTCGCGATATTGGTGCCACTTCGACTGAAACGGACCTCGAAATATTTAATGCTAGCCATATAGGTTTGTTGTTACTGCtacgaaatttttatatttatttatttaaattgtaagtcaatcaaaactgaagtggcagtgggcagagcacatactTCGACGGACAAATAGccagtggggcagaaaagtcctcgaatagcgaccacgtaccggaagactcaGTGTTGGTAGACACAAGGttgaccgatgatctggtcaagatcgctggaatacgttggatgagggcagcacaggacagATCACCATGGAGATcattgagggaggcctttgtccagcagtggacgtcttccagttgatgataatgatgatgaagtcAATAAAATCAACTTTTAACCGTGGGCCCTGATCAAACCTGATTATCAGGTACAAACTCGTTGGAAGTAAaaaaggttatttttttttatctttatttaaattataacttcTGTTATTGTGGAACTACTACTTATTTtacctttgcataggatgctggctagattatgggtactacattgcgcccatttctgccgtgaagcagtaatgtgtaagcatgattgtgtttcggtctgaagggcgccgtagctagtaaaattactgggcaaatgagacttaacatcttatgtctcaagatgacgaacgctattgtagttccgctcagaattgttgggctTCTCCAAAATCCTATCCgtactgaattgtaatgggcagggcgtatcaattaccatcagttgaacgtcctccTTGTCTCGTCCtatactgtcataaaaaaaataataattaacttgtGTATAGATGAATCTAGACTGGAAGAAATGCATAATAAGGCGCTCAGCATTCCCGCACATTTTGCCGATTTGTGTCTACAGGCGTTTACAGCGCGCCAAGAATTGATTGATTGGTTAAAAGAATACGTTGCAAAAGAGGTGGGcgctatatatttattaaatattttatgtacattAGATAAACAAAATTCCGAACCTGTTTTAAATCTAAggaaacatattataaaatataagtatttgcATTTTGTTATCCGTGTTGTCGTGGCATTTTCTGTCCATGTATATTTAAGTGGTGCCTGTGACGTCATCCGAGTGGACACCGAGGACtgaaaaaatagtatttttttccaCCTCGATGAAAATGCCGATGCCGATTCTCCCAAgaagacgacttttgtccctcgtactaAGGACTAAGAGAGCtttttcatccaggtgggaataaaaatcgtatacgcaccacgtgagatagtCAGATATTGCCAACCGCGATTGTCACCATGCGGGGGTCACCattgtcaatattccgcggCAAAATGAACTACTtgtctccctaggtgcgtaatatactattttccTGCTTGCATCCAGCGTGATATGTAGCCAATATGTTGTCCGAACCTCTGTTTATTTTTAAGCAAAATTAGaataaaatctattcagtacCTAGTTTATTTCGCCCGGACATACATACAGAACATGGACATACATGAGAACACACAAAGCTCATTTTTATGGACAACCTGCACTTGACATAAAAAAGAACTacgccaaaattgttttcacaaAGAGCAAATTGTTcccctcttttaatactataatatcattgatattaAAACAACTTTTTCTGTATGTCTTCTGTGAATATTAAAGTGTATATTACGTTGTGTTTAccaataggtatattatttattttacatagatttctcattttggcgccaatacattgtgcACTTAGATTATATACATGTCTAGATGGACATAGGCGCGTGAGTTAAGTTGTTTTTATTGGAAAAATCACATCCGTCAACTTAGATCTCAAAACAGATGTCATATTTGAAATCGACACTCCCGGAAAATCTTGAAAATGATACCCATGttctttttattgaaaaaaaaaatccgccatcttggatcacgaaatagatgtcatattcttaattctgtgaaaatttcaacagGTCAACCGGTTAATAGCGGTtaaagcatatatatatatatatatatacagttatAGCATCCCGTTGGTATCCTTTGGGTACAGAACCATAACAAAACCGAATATCTTCCTTATAAGCCATCTAAATACATTTTCAAGTAAATACGTGTCCTAATTTGGTTTCAAAATCgtcatcatatttgaaatcagtGCCTTCTAAaaccatttttaaatatttgtattaattaaaaaaaaaattggttaaaTGCCACAACCACGCACTTCATAACATTTTCGATACTCTATACACACCAATTTTCCCCAGTATTCAGGGTGGTCGAGGGTTATTAATATGGTATCATTTCACGCACACAGAGATACGTGTACAGATACAAGCACACGCAAACACGTCTATGGAAATTAAGCTGTCGTTTTAATGACGAAGCTCAACGCAACACTGCATTAAAAGTTGGCGCATGTTTTAATTCTAAATTCCTCAAGAGTTCATAATCATCGTTGTTCCATATTATATCTTATCTGTTTTCCCCACCGCTACTGAACAtattctattatataaaattactagctgacccggcagacttcgtactgcctcaatagataaataaaaagcctaaacttttttataaaataaacttaaaacaaaaggtaTCCTTCTTAAAgtgttatataaaatgaattgctgttgcGAGACtaatctcgctaaaactcgagaacggctggaccgatttggcaaattttggtcttgaattatttgtggagatccagagaaggtttaaaatgtgaataattatgaaaatactcataattaaataaaaacaacaattttgtttttcctatgatgtgtcccccgtcgttcagaaatcaaaatatttatttgtgtattatattaaaataatacacaaataaaatttgaaaaacaaaattttatgaacgatgcgggattcgaacccacgacctccgacgttccgtgccggtgctctaaccaactgagctaaccgttcgagtaccgcctcgttataaaattctgtctgctttgttcaactctcaggttgtggcttcataaaattttgtttttcaaattttatttgtgtattaatcctagaagtgagggttatcactttaaaaacatatattgtttagattaaaataatagtttaaaatgaataactaattagaatctttgtaattttctcaggaggtaaaaaaaactttaattattcattattttttattactttatatagcaatacaacgtttgctgggtcagctagtatattataatattattaataacattggtATTATTTAGGAAATTGACAGTGAAGCATTGGAGCGTATTACTCGTTACAACCAGCAAGGATTGGACATGTGTGAGGCTTTACGTGATCTGAAAAATCAAGCAGATGAAGCTGTAGACATGGTCTTATTGATTTCCAAGTAATATCACCTTTTTGCACTTAATAgtgatattcattattataacactagaaataagggattgcttgtaactaattctagaaggcttcataagatacataataaatttaagggtaaatttatacacttttatctTACTgctcggacagcctgggactagattatgattattttatagcaatagcgatgacagtacaatgttgtatattccattaaaaagagcgcaaaaaaggaatgcatggagagtttcttgcgcctctagAACTCTCCCGGAGCACCattcgtttccgaagcggtagtagtatctgctatactagaaatgacataaaaaagaattctaaatgaatcattttttcattttttaggcatcttttatgccttttattaaaatattttattttcactatcCAAGCTAGCTTAAGTTGTTTGTATAGCTCATGGATTACATTTTTGTGACTTTCAGGCGTGCTTGTCAAGAAAGGGCCACTTTGATCTCGGTCGGACAGACACTTGTTCGGGAGGTTGCTCGTCTTAGACAGGACCTAAAAGCACAACCTGCGCCCGTCACAGAGATCCATGAGATTGTTAATGATAGTGAAATATCAAAAATTCTAGTGGTAATGTAccttaaatatataattctttttgCTTACTTTACTCGCAACTTGTTCAGCCTTATTgtgtattgtaattaaaattacccccaacactcacaaaaactctaaaaagtaataaaatctaattttaagggCAATCTTTATTAGTGATATACatctaatttgaaaaattaaagcCTACTTGAAGTTATCAACTAATGTAGTTTAAGTAGACTAAAGACTAACGATTTGGTATTTTTGTAATTCATAGTATAGCAATACTATAACTTTTATAAATTCATTTTgtttttggtttattttaacattaatagaTACTTAATCTATAAAAGTTAAAGGTccaaaaaagccttttatttaaaaatcacgCATGGGCCATCACACATTAccattattcaaattcaaattaaaaaaaatctttattgacTGTAAAACTTATAAGTTAAGTAAGTATAAGTTAAGTTATTTAGTACAAGTCatgatgaagtacaaaagttacaatagaaTTCAAATGATTATAACAATATctgtatcatttaaataatctttcacattataataggccttagatgttaactTATTTGTTacgatacaataaaaaattttaattgaaaatattttaatatcatttgggagtatattttaaaatataatacaacattctaaaagatttagcaattttattggataataaaatgaaaaattttacCACAGAATTATAGAAAAGTAAGTTTTTGTATGAAATGTACAGGGAGTTCGAAAAGAATTAGAGGAGGAGCGTGCTGCTAAAACGGCAATGAAAGAGAAACTTTCCATGGCTGAGACACAAATCAAACAACAAAAGATGCGAATAGCTAAGATGGACAGACAGCTGCGGGAAGCTGAAGCAAGCATACACAGTCTTACTAGCACAGTCAAGAGCTTGGAAGATCAAGTATGTTGACACTAATTCCAACGATGCATTGATTCTTTCAGTCTTTATTGGCGATACATAACCAAATTTAGGaatattatatatgaaattattaaaactttcgtgagtcattattaaattatatgttagtacggctttactcacgtttttgtcggtgtgggtaccgactagtttcggacaaTTCGGGGGTCCTTCACCAGGGTGAGTTTGGTGGGTTCGCggtaacgtcccacctcttactgagCAACGTCCCACCTATTACTGAGTCtcaaggacctccgaatggtccgaaactagtcggtaccgacaccgacaaaaacgtgagtaaagccttATTAATAGATATCTAGGGAGTGCCCTTATATCAAAACACATTGTCAAATTCTCGTTTTCTAGATAGCTCACATAACAAGCTCTTTCATAAGGTGTAATTGTTTTACacagtattatatttttgtgcTGTTCTATTTTCATATACAATTTAATAAGAAACTCGATGTAGTATAATACAAATAGTAATTGTTTTAATGCAGAGTCGACAGAAGGAAGCACAGTTCGAATCCAGGGCTAGAAAACTTAAAGAA
This window contains:
- the LOC126973682 gene encoding myosin-9-like isoform X2, with the protein product MSNSLKTQKEKSHAVPKLTPRPTAASAARAAKNAINRSNAAPIGVPPSSQRSPVRSTTAQAVSKVKSAILRYGRSDSKTDVKLKDSRINRNLDIEGSQIQTADSDKDDINFEITEDTKMVEVDTNESLADECQKEVITYDYENRNDEEESSLGETEAAAVVEGDELPSKAPTRPQTPRTATTRPQTPKLTSSRPETPKVATSRPETPVKSSRPTTPAHILRTNTPCSRPSTPITKPRTPTKLVRPTTPISSSLDKSGFKSTKDEYVAREKEFCSLKKELDLKQQAVIKLFENLQRIRERLINEGGSPGDKVTNELVMFNVADWTSDEITQLCRDIGATSTETDLEIFNASHIDESRLEEMHNKALSIPAHFADLCLQAFTARQELIDWLKEYVAKEEIDSEALERITRYNQQGLDMCEALRDLKNQADEAVDMVLLISKRACQERATLISVGQTLVREVARLRQDLKAQPAPVTEIHEIVNDSEISKILVGVRKELEEERAAKTAMKEKLSMAETQIKQQKMRIAKMDRQLREAEASIHSLTSTVKSLEDQSRQKEAQFESRARKLKESVRTNEYTTSNLAQQRDALQAEVSELKDQIQIMTSQHKTSIQEMTKQLKEISVALEEEQKSVQEERELKVALEDALRESKNEIEALQAKIVELEINKPNPDLPTEREMDLWSDLQATKDTLRLTEEEVTACKREKVRFLETLTKIAESDNKANLEQKLTAELLSKEEIINKMQIQIRQQTKAIKLNEQKVIQYEHYVHNLQAHYRSAVNCQEAPNGISYQDLQQEIMSLKMGLLDSVHRNEELSESLMQKEQQLEQQDKTSRTQARIIKVREELINMLKKKETEQGRELSALQQDLEHRMKIVDEVNKQIAAKADEIQDLFSTLENKQQQIHRLEKIVLALEEQQRRAQAQRTRHEEKIAALEHELAAGGNRRERKFIFF
- the LOC126973682 gene encoding myosin-9-like isoform X4 — translated: MSNSLKTQKEKSHAVPKLTPRPTAASAARAAKNAINRSNAAPIGVPPSSQRSPVRSTTAQAVSKINRNLDIEGSQIQTADSDKDDINFEITEDTKMVEVDTNESLADECQKEVITYDYENRNDEEESSLGETEAAAVVVVSEGDELPSKAPTRPQTPRTATTRPQTPKLTSSRPETPKVATSRPETPVKSSRPTTPAHILRTNTPCSRPSTPITKPRTPTKLVRPTTPISSSLDKSGFKSTKDEYVAREKEFCSLKKELDLKQQAVIKLFENLQRIRERLINEGGSPGDKVTNELVMFNVADWTSDEITQLCRDIGATSTETDLEIFNASHIDESRLEEMHNKALSIPAHFADLCLQAFTARQELIDWLKEYVAKEEIDSEALERITRYNQQGLDMCEALRDLKNQADEAVDMVLLISKRACQERATLISVGQTLVREVARLRQDLKAQPAPVTEIHEIVNDSEISKILVGVRKELEEERAAKTAMKEKLSMAETQIKQQKMRIAKMDRQLREAEASIHSLTSTVKSLEDQSRQKEAQFESRARKLKESVRTNEYTTSNLAQQRDALQAEVSELKDQIQIMTSQHKTSIQEMTKQLKEISVALEEEQKSVQEERELKVALEDALRESKNEIEALQAKIVELEINKPNPDLPTEREMDLWSDLQATKDTLRLTEEEVTACKREKVRFLETLTKIAESDNKANLEQKLTAELLSKEEIINKMQIQIRQQTKAIKLNEQKVIQYEHYVHNLQAHYRSAVNCQEAPNGISYQDLQQEIMSLKMGLLDSVHRNEELSESLMQKEQQLEQQDKTSRTQARIIKVREELINMLKKKETEQGRELSALQQDLEHRMKIVDEVNKQIAAKADEIQDLFSTLENKQQQIHRLEKIVLALEEQQRRAQAQRTRHEEKIAALEHELAAGGNRRERKFIFF
- the LOC126973682 gene encoding myosin-9-like isoform X3; the encoded protein is MSNSLKTQKEKSHAVPKLTPRPTAASAARAAKNAINRSNAAPIGVPPSSQRSPVRSTTAQAVSKVKSAILRYGRSDSKTDVKLKDSRINRNLDIEGSQIQTADSDKDDINFEITEDTKMVEVDTNESLADECQKEVITYDYENRNDEEESSLGETEAAAVVVVSEGDELPSKAPTRPQTPRTATTRPQTPKLTSSRPETPKVATSRPETPVKSSRPTTPAHILRTNTPCSRPSTPITKPRTPTKLVRPTTPISSSLDKSGFKSTKDEYVAREKEFCSLKKELDLKQQAVIKLFENLQRIRERLINEGGSPGDKVTNELVMFNVADWTSDEITQLCRDIGATSTETDLEIFNASHIDESRLEEMHNKALSIPAHFADLCLQAFTARQELIDWLKEYVAKEEIDSEALERITRYNQQGLDMCEALRDLKNQADEAVDMVLLISKRACQERATLISVGQTLVREVARLRQDLKAQPAPVTEIHEIVNDSEISKILVGVRKELEEERAAKTAMKEKLSMAETQIKQQKMRIAKMDRQLREAEASIHSLTSTVKSLEDQSRQKEAQFESRARKLKESVRTNEYTTSNLAQQRDALQAEVSELKDQIQIMTSQHKTSIQEMTKQLKEISVALEEEQKSVQEERELKVALEDALRESKNEIEALQAKIVELEINKPNPDLPTEREMDLWSDLQATKDTLRLTEEEVTACKREKVRFLETLTKIAESDNKANLEQKLTAELLSKEEIINKMQIQIRQQTKAIKLNEQKVIQYEHYVHNLQAHYRSAVNCQEAPNGISYQDLQQEIMSLKMGLLDSVHRNEELSESLMQKEQQLEQQDKTSRTQVREELINMLKKKETEQGRELSALQQDLEHRMKIVDEVNKQIAAKADEIQDLFSTLENKQQQIHRLEKIVLALEEQQRRAQAQRTRHEEKIAALEHELAAGGNRRERKFIFF
- the LOC126973682 gene encoding myosin-9-like isoform X1 gives rise to the protein MSNSLKTQKEKSHAVPKLTPRPTAASAARAAKNAINRSNAAPIGVPPSSQRSPVRSTTAQAVSKVKSAILRYGRSDSKTDVKLKDSRINRNLDIEGSQIQTADSDKDDINFEITEDTKMVEVDTNESLADECQKEVITYDYENRNDEEESSLGETEAAAVVVVSEGDELPSKAPTRPQTPRTATTRPQTPKLTSSRPETPKVATSRPETPVKSSRPTTPAHILRTNTPCSRPSTPITKPRTPTKLVRPTTPISSSLDKSGFKSTKDEYVAREKEFCSLKKELDLKQQAVIKLFENLQRIRERLINEGGSPGDKVTNELVMFNVADWTSDEITQLCRDIGATSTETDLEIFNASHIDESRLEEMHNKALSIPAHFADLCLQAFTARQELIDWLKEYVAKEEIDSEALERITRYNQQGLDMCEALRDLKNQADEAVDMVLLISKRACQERATLISVGQTLVREVARLRQDLKAQPAPVTEIHEIVNDSEISKILVGVRKELEEERAAKTAMKEKLSMAETQIKQQKMRIAKMDRQLREAEASIHSLTSTVKSLEDQSRQKEAQFESRARKLKESVRTNEYTTSNLAQQRDALQAEVSELKDQIQIMTSQHKTSIQEMTKQLKEISVALEEEQKSVQEERELKVALEDALRESKNEIEALQAKIVELEINKPNPDLPTEREMDLWSDLQATKDTLRLTEEEVTACKREKVRFLETLTKIAESDNKANLEQKLTAELLSKEEIINKMQIQIRQQTKAIKLNEQKVIQYEHYVHNLQAHYRSAVNCQEAPNGISYQDLQQEIMSLKMGLLDSVHRNEELSESLMQKEQQLEQQDKTSRTQARIIKVREELINMLKKKETEQGRELSALQQDLEHRMKIVDEVNKQIAAKADEIQDLFSTLENKQQQIHRLEKIVLALEEQQRRAQAQRTRHEEKIAALEHELAAGGNRRERKFIFF
- the LOC126973682 gene encoding centrosomal protein of 162 kDa-like isoform X5, producing MSNSLKTQKEKSHAVPKLTPRPTAASAARAAKNAINRSNAAPIGVPPSSQRSPVRSTTAQAVSKVKSAILRYGRSDSKTDVKLKDSRINRNLDIEGSQIQTADSDKDDINFEITEDTKMVEVDTNESLADECQKEVITYDYENRNDEEESSLGETEAAAVVVVSEGDELPSKAPTRPQTPRTATTRPQTPKLTSSRPETPKVATSRPETPVKSSRPTTPAHILRTNTPCSRPSTPITKPRTPTKLVRPTTPISSSLDKSGFKSTKDEYVAREKEFCSLKKELDLKQQAVIKLFENLQRIRERLINEGGSPGDKVTNELVMFNVADWTSDEITQLCRDIGATSTETDLEIFNASHIDESRLEEMHNKALSIPAHFADLCLQAFTARQELIDWLKEYVAKEEIDSEALERITRYNQQGLDMCEALRDLKNQADEAVDMVLLISKRACQERATLISVGQTLVREVARLRQDLKAQPAPVTEIHEIVNDSEISKILVGVRKELEEERAAKTAMKEKLSMAETQIKQQKMRIAKMDRQLREAEASIHSLTSTVKSLEDQSRQKEAQFESRARKLKESVRTNEYTTSNLAQQRDALQAEVSELKDQIQIMTSQHKTSIQEMTKQLKEISVALEEEQKSVQEERELKVALEDALRESKNEIEALQAKIVELEINKPNPDLPTEREMDLWSDLQATKDTLRLTEEEVTACKREKVRFLETLTKIAESDNKANLEQKLTAELLSKEEIINKMQIQIRQQTKAIKLNEQKVIQYEHYVHNLQAHYRSAVNCQEAPNGISYQDLQQEIMSLKMGLLDSVHRNEELSESLMQKEQQLEQQDKTSRTQARIIKVNKQIAAKADEIQDLFSTLENKQQQIHRLEKIVLALEEQQRRAQAQRTRHEEKIAALEHELAAGGNRRERKFIFF